In Candidatus Bathyarchaeota archaeon A05DMB-5, a single genomic region encodes these proteins:
- a CDS encoding winged helix-turn-helix transcriptional regulator: protein MHPKIKNTNKFKAKIFNALADPIRIEILECLRSGEKCVCEIIPHVKIAQPLVSRHLAILKNCGLVKHRKDGNRRFYSVTDPEVFRIIDAVDVDLVDAISKRVIEQIV, encoded by the coding sequence ATGCATCCAAAAATAAAAAACACAAACAAGTTCAAGGCTAAAATCTTCAATGCACTCGCTGACCCAATCAGGATTGAGATTCTGGAGTGCTTGCGTAGCGGCGAGAAATGCGTATGCGAGATTATTCCACACGTGAAAATCGCGCAGCCTCTTGTTTCTAGGCATTTGGCCATTCTGAAAAATTGCGGACTTGTAAAGCATAGAAAAGATGGGAACAGAAGGTTTTATTCAGTTACTGACCCTGAGGTCTTTCGAATAATTGACGCCGTTGATGTTGATTTGGTGGATGCGATTTCGAAACGTGTTATTGAACAAATTGTTTAG